In Drosophila santomea strain STO CAGO 1482 chromosome 3L, Prin_Dsan_1.1, whole genome shotgun sequence, a single window of DNA contains:
- the LOC120449510 gene encoding uncharacterized protein LOC120449510, whose amino-acid sequence MLVSVCSIFLRFIGRRGCPQTVHEGASSHFQALRERADAIPEFESIKMMRICVHTASELETVLVRIDEALMSSAGSMRRRGAHSRTPADRWPAPALRTPDRAGLSCLRQWRLVSVRQTFWRRWSRGYKLP is encoded by the exons ATGCTAGTGAGTGTTTGCTCGATTTTTCTCAG GTTTATTGGTCGTCGGGGATGTCCGCAGACGGTTCACGAAGGAGCGAGTAGCCACTTCCAGGCTCTTCGCGAACGGGCGGACGCAATTCCCGAATTCGAATCAATAAAAATGATGCGAATTTGCGTTCACACCGCCTCAGAGCTCGAAACAGTCCTTGTAAGGATCGATGAGGCCTTGATGAGCTCGGCAGGATCCATGCGACGGAGAGGCGCTCACTCCAGGACACCTGCTGACAGGTGGCCAGCACCAGCactccggaccccggaccGGGCGGGTCTCAGTTGTTTGCGACAATGGCGGCTTGTATCAGTCAGGCAAACGTTCTGGCGGCGATGGTCCCGGGGCTACAAGCTGCCTTAA